The following are encoded together in the Variovorax sp. PBS-H4 genome:
- a CDS encoding mannose-1-phosphate guanylyltransferase/mannose-6-phosphate isomerase: MIRPIVLCGGSGTRLWPLSRKTLPKQFVPLIDNKNLLVLTLERLRLLSPEVTCVAAEEHRFLVQESIEAADVSGQQLLEPVARNTAAAMAAVALLSEPDQLLLFAPADHHIPDAERFVATIRKGMPAALAGHLVTFGVEPSFPSTAYGYIRQGEPLEASLGDEAGHAVAAFVEKPAAAHAEQLLLAGGHLWNAGILLVQARVLIAALQQHAPDILQSCREATTTVEVDGDFLRMDAAAFGRCRSQSIDYAVLEKCEKVAVVPFQGRWSDVGSWNAVAELHEADENGNRISGQGFAMGAHNTFIYAPNRPVVALGTKDLLVVDTPDALLVAHAEYAEQVKDAVALLTTHGHSQATRHRRIPRPWGAYDSVDNGDRFAVKRLTVKPGARLALRMHHHRAEHWVVVKGTARVLCNGEVCLVKEDESIYIPVGAKYRLENAGKTMLEVIEVQTGGYLGEDDIVRFDEAPTAAPLNKNQKLA; the protein is encoded by the coding sequence ATGATTCGACCCATCGTTCTCTGCGGCGGCAGTGGTACGCGGCTATGGCCGCTATCGCGCAAGACGCTGCCCAAGCAGTTCGTGCCTCTGATCGACAACAAGAACCTGCTGGTGCTTACGCTGGAACGCCTGCGCCTGCTGAGCCCCGAGGTGACCTGCGTGGCGGCAGAGGAGCACCGCTTCCTGGTGCAGGAAAGCATCGAGGCCGCGGACGTGAGCGGCCAGCAACTCCTTGAACCGGTGGCACGCAACACGGCGGCGGCCATGGCCGCAGTCGCGCTTCTTTCCGAACCCGACCAGTTATTGTTGTTCGCACCGGCCGACCATCACATTCCCGATGCCGAGCGCTTCGTAGCGACGATCCGCAAGGGCATGCCCGCTGCCCTTGCCGGCCATCTCGTGACCTTTGGGGTCGAGCCCAGCTTTCCGAGCACGGCTTACGGTTATATCCGCCAGGGCGAGCCTCTCGAAGCCTCGTTGGGCGATGAGGCAGGCCACGCGGTGGCTGCCTTCGTCGAAAAGCCCGCCGCCGCACACGCCGAGCAGTTGCTGCTCGCCGGCGGCCACCTCTGGAATGCGGGAATCCTGCTGGTCCAGGCACGGGTGCTGATCGCGGCGCTGCAACAGCATGCGCCCGACATCCTCCAGAGCTGTCGCGAGGCCACGACGACTGTCGAAGTCGACGGCGACTTCCTTCGAATGGATGCCGCCGCCTTTGGCCGCTGCCGCAGCCAGAGCATCGACTATGCCGTGCTCGAGAAATGCGAGAAGGTCGCCGTCGTTCCATTCCAGGGCCGCTGGAGTGATGTCGGTAGCTGGAATGCAGTGGCCGAGCTGCACGAAGCGGATGAGAACGGCAACCGTATCAGCGGCCAGGGCTTTGCCATGGGCGCCCACAACACCTTTATCTACGCACCGAATCGTCCCGTGGTTGCCCTGGGCACCAAGGACCTGCTGGTGGTGGACACACCGGATGCATTGCTGGTCGCGCATGCGGAATATGCCGAACAGGTCAAGGACGCGGTCGCATTGCTGACGACGCACGGTCACAGCCAAGCCACCCGCCACCGCCGCATACCTCGCCCCTGGGGCGCTTATGACAGCGTGGACAACGGCGATCGTTTTGCCGTCAAGCGGCTCACGGTCAAGCCCGGCGCGCGTCTCGCGCTGCGCATGCACCACCATCGCGCTGAGCACTGGGTGGTCGTGAAGGGCACGGCCCGGGTGCTGTGCAACGGCGAGGTCTGCCTGGTCAAGGAAGACGAATCGATCTATATCCCTGTCGGGGCCAAATACCGGCTCGAGAATGCGGGCAAGACGATGCTCGAAGTGATCGAAGTCCAGACCGGCGGCTACCTTGGCGAGGACGACATCGTCCGCTTCGACGAAGCACCCACTGCCGCCCCCCTCAACAAGAACCAGAAGCTGGCCTGA
- the fcl gene encoding GDP-L-fucose synthase codes for MSQFQKRIFVAGHRGMVGSAIVRCLSEQGYTNIISRSRAELDLTDQAQVRAFFAEEKPQEVYVAAAKVGGIHANNSYPAEFIYSNLMVEANVIHEAWRTGVSKLLFLGSSCIYPRLAPQPMAEDALLTGKLEPTNEPYAIAKIAGIKLCESYNRQYGCDFRSVMPTNLYGPGDNYHPENSHVLPAMIRRFHEAKLADAPAVVIWGTGSPKREFLYVDDMARACVHVMDLPRETYAANTQVTTSHINVGTGEDLSIAELATLVSEVVGYQGDIRYDTSKPDGAPRKLLDISRIRELGWTPEVSLRDGVTRAYEDFCSEELVPS; via the coding sequence ATGAGCCAGTTCCAGAAGCGAATTTTCGTGGCGGGCCATCGCGGCATGGTCGGCAGCGCCATCGTGCGCTGCCTTTCCGAGCAGGGCTACACCAACATCATCAGCCGTAGCCGTGCCGAGCTGGATCTGACCGACCAGGCCCAGGTGCGCGCATTCTTTGCCGAGGAAAAGCCGCAGGAGGTGTACGTTGCCGCAGCCAAGGTGGGTGGCATCCATGCCAACAACAGCTATCCGGCCGAGTTCATCTACTCGAACCTGATGGTCGAGGCGAATGTGATCCACGAGGCGTGGCGCACCGGCGTGAGCAAGCTGCTCTTCCTCGGCTCGAGCTGCATCTACCCACGGCTGGCGCCGCAGCCGATGGCCGAGGACGCGTTGCTGACCGGCAAGCTGGAGCCGACCAACGAACCCTATGCGATCGCCAAGATCGCGGGCATCAAGCTGTGCGAGAGCTACAACCGCCAGTACGGTTGCGACTTCCGCAGCGTGATGCCGACCAACCTCTACGGCCCGGGAGACAACTACCACCCCGAGAACAGCCACGTGCTGCCGGCGATGATCAGACGTTTCCATGAAGCCAAGCTCGCCGACGCACCCGCGGTGGTCATCTGGGGCACGGGCTCTCCGAAGCGGGAGTTTCTCTATGTCGACGACATGGCGCGCGCCTGCGTGCACGTGATGGACTTGCCGCGAGAAACGTACGCGGCCAACACCCAGGTCACGACAAGCCATATCAACGTCGGCACCGGCGAAGATCTGTCGATCGCGGAACTCGCTACCCTGGTGAGCGAAGTGGTGGGCTACCAGGGCGATATCCGCTACGACACCAGCAAGCCCGACGGCGCGCCGCGCAAGCTGCTCGACATCTCGCGCATTCGCGAGCTTGGCTGGACGCCCGAGGTATCCTTGCGCGACGGCGTGACACGCGCCTACGAAGACTTCTGCAGCGAAGAGCTCGTTCCTTCCTGA
- a CDS encoding glycosyltransferase has protein sequence MRLLHLVPSVDPQGGGVIEGVRRLHDALTELGHSGDVVSLDSPDAACVRAYPGKVVATGPSVSSYGYNERLLPWLKEHAGGYDAVIVNGLWQYVGLAARRALHASGTPYFVYSHGMLDPWFKRTYPLKHLKKWLYWPWGEYRVLRDASAVVFTCEEERLLARQSFWLYRCREVVGSYGTSTPPQDAERLSDVFLSSFPELRNKRLLLFLGRIHEKKGCDLLIEAFAQVASKAPDVHLVMAGPGDDALVRQLQARARSLGLASRISWPGMLSGDLKWGAFHACEVFCLPSHQENFGIAVAEAMACSRPVLISDKVNIWREIDADHAGFVESDTLEGTAALLRRWLAATPAELDAMRAAALRSFEQRFRMEQVASTLVDIICTHAPHIR, from the coding sequence GTGAGACTGCTGCATCTGGTCCCCTCCGTCGATCCCCAGGGCGGAGGTGTCATCGAGGGAGTTCGGCGCCTGCACGACGCGCTGACCGAACTGGGCCACAGCGGCGACGTGGTGAGCCTGGACAGTCCCGATGCCGCCTGCGTGCGCGCCTATCCCGGCAAGGTGGTCGCGACCGGCCCCTCGGTCTCCAGCTACGGTTACAACGAGCGCCTCCTGCCGTGGCTGAAGGAACATGCCGGCGGCTATGACGCCGTCATCGTCAACGGACTCTGGCAGTACGTAGGCCTCGCGGCCCGCCGGGCGCTGCACGCTTCGGGCACTCCCTACTTCGTGTACAGCCACGGCATGCTGGACCCCTGGTTCAAACGCACTTACCCGCTCAAGCACCTGAAGAAGTGGCTCTACTGGCCCTGGGGCGAGTACCGCGTGCTTCGCGATGCATCCGCCGTCGTCTTCACCTGCGAGGAGGAACGCCTGCTGGCACGGCAGTCGTTCTGGCTCTATCGCTGCCGCGAGGTGGTGGGCTCCTACGGGACCAGCACGCCGCCGCAGGATGCAGAGCGGCTGTCGGACGTCTTCCTTTCCTCCTTCCCCGAGCTGCGGAACAAGCGCCTTCTGCTCTTCCTCGGGCGCATTCACGAGAAGAAGGGCTGCGATCTGTTGATCGAGGCCTTCGCGCAGGTGGCTTCGAAGGCGCCCGATGTCCATCTCGTGATGGCGGGGCCCGGCGACGACGCGCTCGTGCGGCAGCTGCAAGCCCGTGCGCGAAGCCTGGGCCTGGCCTCGCGCATCAGTTGGCCCGGCATGCTGTCAGGCGATCTCAAATGGGGCGCCTTTCATGCGTGCGAAGTGTTCTGCCTCCCCTCTCACCAGGAAAACTTCGGCATCGCGGTGGCGGAGGCCATGGCCTGCAGCCGGCCGGTGCTGATCAGCGACAAGGTCAACATATGGCGAGAAATCGACGCGGACCATGCCGGTTTCGTCGAGTCCGACACGCTGGAAGGCACGGCCGCCCTGCTGCGGCGCTGGCTCGCGGCGACGCCGGCGGAGCTGGACGCGATGCGCGCGGCCGCATTGCGCTCCTTCGAACAGCGCTTCCGCATGGAGCAGGTGGCTTCGACGCTGGTGGACATCATCTGCACGCACGCTCCGCATATCCGCTGA
- a CDS encoding glycosyltransferase WbuB, with the protein MKLLVYGINFAPELTGIGKYTGEMVAWLAARGHEVRVVTAPPYYPDWQVRPGYHAARYTRHEWQGAQVFRTPLWVPRKVTGAKRLLHLASFAASSVPALLAQWHWKPDVVWVTEPPMFCTPAALAFARLRSAKSWLHIQDYEMDAAFELGLLKGARTRAFVASAERWLMRRFDRISTISLRMLDRARSKGTEDARLVSLPNWADVSAIQPLQGVSPYRAELGISPDAVVALYSGNMGAKQGLELLAEMALMLKDQPGLEFVFCGNGAGRAALMKRCESLANVRFLDLQPVERLGDFLGLADIHLLPQRADAADLVMPSKLTGMLSSGRPVVAGAHPQTELGQVTAECGIAVPPDDARSFADAVLALASQPERRRELGLKARAVAEARFDRDAVLAQFERDLLACVAKR; encoded by the coding sequence ATGAAGCTGCTCGTCTACGGCATCAATTTCGCACCGGAGCTGACCGGCATCGGCAAGTACACCGGTGAAATGGTCGCCTGGCTCGCCGCTCGCGGTCACGAAGTGCGCGTGGTAACAGCCCCACCCTACTACCCCGACTGGCAGGTACGGCCGGGCTACCATGCGGCGCGCTACACCCGGCACGAATGGCAGGGTGCCCAGGTCTTTCGCACGCCGCTGTGGGTGCCCCGCAAAGTGACCGGCGCGAAGCGGCTGCTGCACCTGGCGAGCTTTGCCGCCAGCAGCGTGCCCGCCCTGCTCGCCCAATGGCACTGGAAGCCGGACGTGGTGTGGGTCACGGAGCCTCCGATGTTCTGTACACCGGCGGCCCTGGCTTTTGCACGCCTGCGCTCGGCCAAGTCCTGGCTGCACATCCAGGACTACGAGATGGACGCAGCCTTCGAACTCGGCTTGCTCAAAGGCGCACGCACGCGCGCCTTCGTGGCATCGGCAGAGCGCTGGCTGATGCGCCGCTTCGATCGCATCTCGACCATCTCGCTGCGCATGCTCGATCGCGCGCGGAGCAAGGGCACCGAAGACGCACGATTGGTCTCGCTGCCCAACTGGGCCGACGTTTCGGCAATACAGCCGCTGCAAGGCGTCAGCCCCTACCGCGCCGAGCTCGGCATCAGCCCGGACGCGGTGGTCGCGCTCTACTCGGGCAACATGGGCGCCAAGCAGGGCCTGGAGCTGCTGGCCGAAATGGCCTTGATGCTCAAGGACCAGCCCGGCCTGGAGTTCGTGTTCTGCGGCAATGGTGCCGGTCGCGCCGCGTTGATGAAGCGCTGCGAGTCGCTCGCCAATGTGCGCTTCCTCGACCTGCAGCCGGTCGAAAGGCTCGGCGACTTTCTCGGTTTGGCCGACATCCACCTGCTGCCCCAACGTGCCGATGCGGCAGACCTGGTGATGCCCTCCAAGCTGACCGGAATGCTCAGCAGCGGCAGGCCGGTGGTCGCCGGTGCGCACCCGCAGACCGAGCTTGGCCAGGTCACCGCCGAGTGCGGTATCGCAGTGCCGCCGGACGACGCCAGGTCCTTCGCAGACGCTGTCCTGGCGCTCGCGTCCCAGCCTGAACGCCGGCGCGAGCTGGGGCTCAAGGCGCGCGCGGTCGCAGAAGCGCGCTTCGACCGCGATGCCGTGCTGGCGCAGTTCGAGCGCGACCTGCTGGCCTGCGTTGCGAAACGCTGA
- a CDS encoding polysaccharide biosynthesis tyrosine autokinase, which translates to MTSSIITKTNPSPASAADEEDLDLGRYLEVLVSNKWLIAAITLVVFVIGASYAFLERPIYESNMVIQVEDTESGGKGILAEAGGLVDVKTPASAEIEIIRSRMIAGQAVEATKLYISSGPRYVPYIGGWLARRANGLSDPGFLWLDGYVSGTERILVSQFDVPTIMEGGLFTVTAAANNQYTLDYPGMQQVKGTVGTLLRAETPEGPITLQIDQLAGKPGALFNLYRYAKLPTTIGLQTSLVLQERGKNSGIVNVSLQDTDPFKLTRVLNAVGDQYVKQNIERKAAEAQKTLAFLDVQLPLFKKQLEASEEVYNRYRNQKGTVAFSEEAALILGQSVDRQTKLLDAQQRRRELESRFTSAHPAVQTLDNQIAALKSDMGSIQERIKGLPAIQQEAVRMERDVKVNTELYQSLLNNALQLRLVKEGKVGNVRVLDEAVVPTQPVKPNRKVIMAAALALGLFLGIVAAFIRSSFVEQRLRDPHEVEADTGLPVFSTIPLSPSQAAIAKRRLSGATGVRLLAIESPDDPAVESLRSLRTAMQFAMLESPNNRVLISGPTPGVGKSFVTANFAALMAAAGKRTLLIDADLRRGHTHQYFGLQRHGGLSELIAGSLTVQQTVHRQVVPNLDFLATGQLPPNPAELLVSDSFKTMLERLSEQYDLVVIDTPPVLVAADTSTVAAHAGTVLLVARADQSTMGELKESTRRLSMSGKAATGVLLNAMDLGRRTFAPYKYGRYRYTSYNYESILPEEQ; encoded by the coding sequence ATGACTTCCTCAATCATTACCAAGACGAATCCCTCCCCGGCAAGCGCGGCGGACGAGGAAGACCTGGACCTCGGGCGCTACCTCGAGGTCCTGGTCTCCAACAAGTGGCTGATCGCGGCGATCACGCTCGTCGTGTTCGTGATCGGCGCGAGTTACGCCTTCCTGGAGCGCCCCATCTACGAGTCCAACATGGTGATCCAGGTCGAGGACACGGAGTCCGGCGGCAAGGGCATCCTGGCTGAAGCGGGTGGCTTGGTCGACGTGAAGACGCCGGCAAGCGCCGAGATCGAGATCATTCGCTCGCGCATGATCGCGGGCCAGGCGGTAGAGGCCACCAAGCTCTACATTTCTTCCGGACCGCGGTACGTGCCCTATATCGGCGGCTGGCTGGCACGCCGTGCCAACGGCCTGTCGGACCCTGGCTTCCTCTGGCTGGACGGCTATGTGTCCGGGACCGAGCGCATCCTCGTCTCGCAGTTCGACGTGCCGACCATCATGGAAGGCGGCCTTTTCACCGTGACCGCCGCGGCGAACAACCAATACACGCTCGACTACCCCGGCATGCAGCAGGTCAAGGGCACCGTCGGGACACTGCTGAGGGCAGAGACGCCCGAGGGGCCGATCACGCTGCAGATCGACCAGCTCGCCGGCAAGCCGGGCGCGCTGTTCAACCTGTACCGCTACGCGAAGCTGCCGACCACCATCGGATTGCAGACCAGCCTGGTCCTCCAGGAGCGCGGCAAGAACTCCGGCATCGTCAACGTATCGCTGCAGGACACCGACCCTTTCAAGTTGACGCGTGTGCTCAATGCCGTGGGCGACCAGTACGTCAAGCAGAACATCGAGCGCAAGGCTGCCGAGGCGCAGAAGACGCTTGCCTTCCTCGATGTCCAGTTGCCCCTGTTCAAGAAGCAGCTGGAGGCATCGGAGGAGGTCTACAACCGCTACCGCAACCAGAAGGGCACGGTGGCCTTCAGCGAGGAAGCCGCGCTGATCCTGGGCCAGTCGGTCGACCGGCAGACCAAGCTGCTGGACGCCCAGCAGCGCCGGCGCGAGCTGGAGTCGCGCTTCACTTCCGCGCATCCCGCGGTGCAGACCCTGGACAACCAGATCGCTGCGCTGAAGTCCGATATGGGCAGCATCCAGGAACGCATCAAGGGCCTGCCGGCGATCCAGCAGGAAGCGGTGCGCATGGAGCGCGACGTCAAGGTGAACACCGAGCTCTACCAGTCGCTGCTCAACAATGCGTTGCAGCTGCGCCTGGTGAAGGAAGGCAAGGTCGGCAACGTGCGCGTGCTGGATGAGGCGGTGGTGCCCACGCAGCCAGTCAAGCCGAACCGCAAGGTGATCATGGCCGCCGCGCTTGCGCTCGGGTTGTTCCTCGGCATCGTTGCGGCCTTCATCCGAAGCTCCTTTGTCGAGCAGCGGCTCCGTGATCCGCACGAAGTCGAAGCCGACACCGGGCTGCCCGTGTTCTCGACCATTCCGTTGAGTCCTTCGCAGGCGGCCATTGCCAAGCGTCGTCTCAGCGGCGCCACCGGCGTGCGCCTGCTGGCGATCGAAAGCCCCGATGACCCCGCGGTCGAGAGCTTGCGCAGCCTGCGCACCGCGATGCAGTTCGCGATGCTGGAGTCGCCCAACAACCGGGTGCTGATCAGCGGTCCGACGCCGGGCGTCGGCAAGAGCTTCGTGACGGCGAACTTCGCTGCCCTCATGGCCGCTGCCGGCAAGCGCACGCTGCTGATCGATGCCGACCTGCGCCGCGGCCACACGCACCAGTACTTCGGCCTGCAGCGTCACGGGGGGCTGTCCGAGCTGATCGCAGGCAGCCTGACGGTGCAGCAGACCGTGCACCGCCAGGTCGTGCCCAACCTCGATTTCCTTGCCACCGGGCAACTGCCGCCCAACCCGGCGGAACTGCTCGTGTCGGACTCGTTCAAGACCATGCTGGAGCGCTTGTCCGAGCAGTACGACCTGGTCGTCATCGACACGCCGCCGGTGCTGGTAGCGGCTGACACGTCCACGGTGGCGGCCCACGCGGGCACGGTGCTCCTCGTGGCGCGCGCCGACCAGTCGACCATGGGCGAGCTGAAGGAAAGCACGCGACGGCTCTCCATGAGTGGCAAAGCCGCCACGGGCGTGCTGCTCAACGCGATGGACCTGGGCCGGCGTACCTTCGCACCTTACAAGTACGGGCGCTATCGCTACACCAGCTACAACTACGAGAGCATCCTGCCCGAAGAGCAGTGA
- a CDS encoding low molecular weight protein-tyrosine-phosphatase, with the protein MQNVLVVCTGNICRSPMAEAVMAADLPDVQVDSAGLHALVGKPADPTACELLEARGIDIGGHRAQQLSVELCQRADLILVMDREQRRAVQERYLFASGKVFRLCEFSDEDVPDPYREDRSIFEHSLQLIESGARQWAQRISRVSS; encoded by the coding sequence ATCCAGAACGTTCTCGTCGTGTGTACCGGCAACATCTGCCGCAGTCCGATGGCGGAGGCGGTGATGGCTGCCGACCTGCCCGACGTCCAGGTCGACTCGGCCGGCCTGCATGCGTTGGTCGGCAAGCCTGCGGACCCCACCGCGTGCGAACTGCTGGAGGCGCGCGGCATCGACATCGGCGGGCACCGCGCCCAGCAACTCAGCGTCGAGCTGTGCCAGCGGGCCGACCTGATCCTGGTGATGGACCGCGAGCAACGCCGCGCGGTTCAGGAGCGCTATCTGTTCGCTTCCGGAAAGGTGTTTCGTCTCTGCGAGTTCAGCGACGAGGATGTGCCCGATCCTTATCGCGAAGATCGCAGCATCTTCGAGCACTCGCTCCAGCTTATCGAATCCGGCGCCAGGCAGTGGGCCCAACGCATCTCAAGAGTATCCAGTTGA
- a CDS encoding polysaccharide biosynthesis/export family protein has protein sequence MAPGFRSASNDGAQAVSPSGFSTSEIDPPPAGAITEITPQLIQAQRAAVGNNVPPEVRALVGEAPVYKIGPGDVVSVVVYDHPEIVFSGIPATTVADQASVSPAPGFIVSNTGHMSFPYVGQIKADGMTIQELEQTLINRLSRVFKSPQLSVRVNAFRSKRAYIEGEVRTPGLQIFTDIPMTLAEAINRAGGLSGNGDRSAVTLTRDGKTVTLDLMSMAEAGIAPTSIPLRSGDLVMVRSRDERKVTVMGEVNVQTGVMMRNGRLSLNDALTEVGGVNLGTANPRQIYVIRNETNGLSIFHLDARTPTAIAMAEGFALRPKDVVYVDPVPLVQWNRVLSLILPTATTATSYRDLGSRSTGGGR, from the coding sequence TTGGCGCCGGGCTTTCGCTCGGCGAGCAACGACGGTGCCCAGGCTGTATCGCCTTCGGGCTTTTCCACTTCGGAGATCGATCCGCCGCCTGCCGGCGCAATCACCGAAATCACGCCCCAGCTGATCCAGGCACAGCGTGCCGCGGTCGGCAATAACGTCCCGCCCGAAGTGCGGGCACTCGTGGGGGAGGCGCCGGTCTACAAGATCGGTCCTGGCGATGTGGTGAGCGTCGTGGTCTATGACCATCCGGAAATCGTGTTCAGCGGAATCCCCGCCACGACGGTTGCCGATCAGGCGAGCGTCTCGCCGGCTCCGGGCTTCATCGTCTCCAACACGGGCCACATGAGCTTCCCCTACGTAGGCCAGATCAAGGCCGACGGCATGACGATCCAGGAGCTGGAGCAGACGCTGATCAACAGGCTGTCGAGGGTGTTCAAGAGCCCGCAGCTGAGCGTGCGGGTGAACGCCTTCCGCAGCAAGCGCGCTTACATCGAAGGAGAAGTGCGCACGCCGGGCCTGCAGATCTTCACGGACATCCCAATGACGCTTGCAGAGGCGATCAATCGCGCGGGAGGTTTGTCGGGGAACGGTGACCGCTCTGCCGTGACCCTGACCCGGGACGGCAAAACCGTCACACTCGACCTGATGTCCATGGCCGAGGCCGGCATCGCGCCCACCAGCATCCCGCTCCGGTCGGGGGACCTGGTCATGGTGCGCAGTCGCGATGAACGCAAGGTCACCGTCATGGGTGAGGTGAACGTGCAGACGGGCGTGATGATGCGCAACGGCCGGCTCAGCCTGAACGACGCGCTGACCGAAGTCGGCGGCGTCAATCTCGGGACCGCCAATCCGCGCCAGATCTACGTGATCCGCAACGAAACAAACGGCTTGTCGATCTTCCACCTCGACGCCCGCACGCCGACGGCGATTGCCATGGCCGAGGGCTTCGCGCTCAGGCCCAAGGACGTGGTCTATGTCGACCCGGTCCCGCTGGTGCAATGGAACCGCGTGCTGAGCCTGATTCTTCCGACCGCCACGACGGCGACCTCCTATCGCGATCTGGGTTCGCGCAGCACCGGGGGCGGCAGGTAG
- a CDS encoding heme biosynthesis HemY N-terminal domain-containing protein: MRAALWLLALFGIAAAVALFAGNNHGTVTVFWPPWRVDLSLNLTLLILLGAFGLLHVALRALSALFSLPRQARQWRLQQKERSLHAALLDALAQQLAGRFSRSRKAAQAALLQEQALAALDARLPQAQQIRVLSHLLAAESAQALQDRGARDAHLQQALSESADRGVLASPETREGVQLRAARWALDDRDAPAALARLEELPQGAQRRTLALRLRLKAARQDGRTQEALETARLLAKHRAFSDAAAQSIIRGLATELLSGAHDPTQLLRAWGELEGEEREMPEVAIHAAQRMVALRGDLTLARAWLLPVWDRMIEQPRSLHESLRVKLVRALEAGLDSVDADWLARIESAQRNNPRDANLQYLAGMACMKRQLWGKSQQLLTHAGLALQDPVLHRRAWQALAELAEARDDSEQASAAWKRAAQIETP, from the coding sequence ATGCGCGCAGCACTCTGGCTCCTTGCCTTGTTCGGCATCGCGGCGGCGGTGGCGCTGTTCGCCGGCAACAATCACGGTACCGTTACTGTCTTTTGGCCGCCGTGGCGAGTCGACCTCTCGCTGAACCTCACGCTGCTGATCCTGCTCGGGGCCTTCGGGCTGCTGCACGTGGCCTTGCGTGCACTGTCGGCGCTGTTCTCCCTGCCGCGGCAGGCTCGCCAATGGCGCCTGCAACAGAAGGAGCGCTCTCTGCACGCGGCGCTGCTCGACGCTCTTGCGCAGCAACTGGCCGGCCGCTTCTCCCGCTCGCGCAAGGCCGCGCAGGCGGCGCTCTTGCAGGAGCAGGCATTGGCCGCGCTGGACGCAAGGCTGCCGCAGGCGCAGCAGATACGCGTGTTGTCGCACCTGCTCGCTGCGGAGAGCGCCCAGGCGCTGCAGGACCGGGGCGCGCGCGACGCGCATCTGCAGCAGGCGCTCAGCGAGAGCGCGGACCGCGGCGTGCTCGCCAGCCCGGAGACGCGCGAGGGCGTGCAGTTGCGCGCGGCCCGGTGGGCGCTCGACGACCGCGACGCGCCTGCCGCCTTGGCCCGGCTGGAGGAGCTCCCCCAGGGTGCGCAGCGCCGCACGCTTGCCCTGCGCCTGCGGCTCAAGGCTGCGCGCCAGGATGGGCGTACGCAGGAGGCGCTGGAAACCGCCCGCCTGCTGGCCAAGCATCGCGCCTTCTCCGACGCCGCCGCACAGAGCATCATTCGAGGCTTGGCGACGGAGCTGCTCTCCGGCGCGCATGATCCCACCCAACTGCTGCGGGCCTGGGGAGAGCTCGAGGGCGAGGAACGCGAGATGCCTGAAGTCGCCATCCACGCGGCACAACGCATGGTGGCGCTGCGCGGCGACCTGACCCTGGCGCGCGCCTGGCTGCTCCCGGTCTGGGACCGCATGATCGAGCAACCTCGCAGCCTGCACGAATCGTTGCGCGTCAAGCTGGTGCGGGCGCTCGAGGCTGGCCTGGACTCGGTCGACGCCGATTGGCTGGCGCGCATCGAATCTGCGCAGCGGAACAATCCCCGCGACGCCAACCTGCAGTACCTGGCCGGCATGGCTTGTATGAAGCGCCAGCTCTGGGGCAAGTCGCAACAATTGCTCACTCACGCCGGCTTGGCGTTACAAGATCCCGTTTTGCATCGACGGGCTTGGCAGGCACTGGCAGAACTCGCGGAAGCTCGCGACGACAGTGAGCAGGCCTCGGCCGCCTGGAAGCGTGCCGCACAGATCGAAACCCCCTGA